In a single window of the Campylobacter iguaniorum genome:
- a CDS encoding PP0621 family protein — MLGKIIIFALIVAIIYFFIVPKFRKKDDKKDSQNFVECEKCGTFVSLDEAVLSSGKYICKECLK; from the coding sequence ATGCTAGGAAAAATAATAATTTTTGCTCTAATTGTGGCGATAATTTACTTTTTTATTGTGCCTAAATTTAGAAAAAAAGATGATAAAAAAGATAGTCAAAACTTCGTCGAATGCGAAAAATGCGGCACTTTTGTTAGCCTTGATGAAGCAGTTTTGAGTAGTGGTAAATACATCTGCAAGGAGTGTCTGAAATGA
- the rsmG gene encoding 16S rRNA (guanine(527)-N(7))-methyltransferase RsmG — translation MNLPTNFWDKVGEFEVILKQFNKVHNLTNYNDIKPVVLDSIAPLEFLGFSPKSVIDVGSGAGFPAVFLAFILRDSEFHLYEPIAKKSSFLTYIKLNLDLPNLTVHSKKLEDSSKFITDLITSRALMRTAFLLQICKGFYDENSTFLLYKGSEAGAEIANLECKKDIIQAKNHRNYVILKDVKC, via the coding sequence ATGAATTTACCAACTAATTTTTGGGACAAAGTGGGCGAGTTTGAGGTTATTTTAAAGCAGTTTAACAAGGTTCATAACCTAACAAACTATAACGATATAAAACCAGTCGTGCTTGATAGCATAGCTCCGCTTGAGTTTTTGGGATTTAGCCCAAAGAGCGTAATCGATGTGGGTAGTGGGGCTGGATTTCCTGCTGTATTTTTGGCGTTTATCTTGCGTGATAGCGAGTTTCATCTCTATGAGCCAATAGCCAAAAAATCAAGCTTTTTAACCTATATCAAGCTAAATTTGGACTTACCAAATTTAACCGTGCATTCAAAAAAACTAGAAGATAGCTCAAAATTTATAACTGATCTAATCACGTCAAGAGCTTTGATGAGAACTGCGTTTTTGCTTCAAATTTGCAAAGGCTTTTATGATGAAAATAGCACGTTTTTACTCTACAAAGGCAGTGAAGCTGGAGCAGAAATAGCAAATTTAGAGTGTAAAAAAGATATAATACAAGCTAAAAATCATAGAAATTACGTGATATTAAAGGATGTCAAATGCTAG
- the ribA gene encoding GTP cyclohydrolase II: MQIQSSNIANLPSRFGKFKIKSYKEGCKEHLAIFSPNLDVDNAVNVRIHSECLTGDAIGSLKCDCRDQLEASLKYINEHGGMVIYLRQEGRNIGLLNKVNAYALQDKGFDTIEANHQLGFKADERTYEIVDFILKDFGIKSINLLTNNPLKLAGLTCVKIEKRIPIEIEPNEFNKEYLKVKKEQMGHMLDEFTN, translated from the coding sequence ATGCAAATACAAAGTTCAAATATCGCAAATTTGCCAAGTCGTTTTGGTAAATTTAAGATAAAATCATACAAAGAGGGCTGCAAAGAGCATTTGGCGATATTTTCACCAAATTTGGACGTGGATAACGCTGTAAATGTGAGAATCCACTCAGAGTGTCTCACTGGAGATGCCATCGGTAGCCTTAAATGCGACTGCCGCGACCAGCTTGAAGCAAGCCTAAAATACATAAATGAGCATGGCGGAATGGTGATTTATCTTCGTCAAGAGGGGCGAAATATCGGGCTTTTAAACAAAGTAAATGCTTACGCACTTCAAGACAAGGGCTTTGATACGATTGAAGCAAATCATCAGCTTGGATTTAAGGCTGATGAGAGGACTTACGAAATAGTCGATTTCATACTCAAAGATTTTGGGATAAAATCCATAAATTTACTCACAAATAATCCACTCAAACTAGCAGGTCTTACTTGCGTGAAGATAGAAAAAAGGATTCCTATCGAGATCGAGCCAAATGAGTTTAACAAAGAGTATTTGAAAGTAAAAAAAGAGCAAATGGGGCATATGTTAGATGAATTTACCAACTAA